The genomic region ATCCAGCAGTGTGACTGTTTGATTGATTTTAGTGCCGCCAAGGCGATAACTGATAATTTATCTTACTTAACGGAGTTTAAGAAGTCAGCAGTCATCGGTATAACCGGCTTAGATTCATCTAGTCAGGAAAAAATAAAGTCGGCAGCAAAAAATATCCCGATAGTTTTTTCACCGAATATGAGTGTGGGAGTTAATATTTTGTTTCGTTTATTAAAAGAGGCAGCCAAAAGTTTAGCTGGCTACCAAGCCAGTATTTTTGAGGCTCATCATATCCATAAGAAAGACTCTCCTTCGGGAACCGCTAAGAAAATAGCAGAAATTATTAACGGTTATGATTTTAATATAAAAGTTGAAGATATCGAAGCTAAGCGTGAGGATGAAATCGTTGGTGATCATAAAGTAGTTTTTGAAAGCGATCTTGATAAGCTAGAGTTATCCCATTCGGCTAAGACCAGAGA from Candidatus Omnitrophota bacterium harbors:
- the dapB gene encoding 4-hydroxy-tetrahydrodipicolinate reductase; the encoded protein is MVKLGISGARGKMGERIIALAKESGDFQIIFGLERLDHPDIGKNINGVPIVESRDYIQQCDCLIDFSAAKAITDNLSYLTEFKKSAVIGITGLDSSSQEKIKSAAKNIPIVFSPNMSVGVNILFRLLKEAAKSLAGYQASIFEAHHIHKKDSPSGTAKKIAEIINGYDFNIKVEDIEAKREDEIVGDHKVVFESDLDKLELSHSAKTRDIFVQGALVAASWVKGKPAGLYSMEDVLGK